A window of Lujinxingia sediminis contains these coding sequences:
- a CDS encoding di-heme oxidoredictase family protein gives MRVSFFVSALLLAGGASAACSSPEVDHLPHDVDVDAEDSGDDVDAAADPGWGDASDADVNTTDADRPLEEADWIVALFDEGAPLGGPLTSAPGENFAFLEIADAIPVELTQNFSVGRELFMADWDPAPGPRAVLDGLGPHFHETACVGCHPTSAGRPPTLLDDGDVAPGLLIRLRRPDDGHWVGDPHYGEQFQPRALAGVAPEGAVHWQPHPDDRGLISPEIVLTTSEDAPTLHSETRASARNSPQIVGMGLLEAIADDDLRALANAQSEGGRVSGRVHVRPDGRVGRFGWKSLHTTVLAQSAAAFAEDIGITSALHPDQSCTPTQLDCLDAPSGGSPELADSGLEAVAEFQRYIGVPAFRATTDDAQAREGARHFDAIGCADCHTPRQHTSPDAAELLANQTFFPFTDLLLHDMGPELADAVGEGDATPSEWRTPPLWGLGLVLQRSDDARLLHDGRASTFHEAILWHGGEALDARRSYEALSPAEQEALVHFLGRL, from the coding sequence ATGCGTGTTTCGTTTTTTGTTTCCGCGCTGCTGCTGGCCGGGGGGGCCAGCGCGGCGTGTTCTTCGCCCGAGGTTGATCACCTTCCCCATGATGTAGATGTGGATGCGGAAGACTCCGGCGACGATGTTGATGCCGCCGCGGACCCGGGGTGGGGCGATGCCAGCGATGCCGACGTGAACACGACCGATGCCGATCGCCCCCTGGAGGAGGCAGACTGGATCGTCGCGCTTTTTGACGAGGGCGCCCCCCTCGGCGGGCCCCTCACCAGCGCTCCGGGTGAGAACTTCGCCTTTCTGGAGATCGCCGACGCCATCCCCGTCGAGTTGACTCAAAACTTCTCGGTGGGGCGAGAGTTGTTTATGGCGGATTGGGACCCGGCACCGGGGCCGAGGGCGGTGCTCGACGGGCTGGGTCCGCATTTTCATGAGACCGCGTGTGTCGGCTGCCACCCCACCTCGGCCGGCCGCCCGCCCACCCTGCTCGATGACGGCGACGTCGCGCCGGGGCTTTTGATCCGACTGCGCCGCCCCGACGATGGCCACTGGGTCGGCGATCCGCATTATGGCGAGCAGTTTCAGCCCCGCGCCCTCGCCGGCGTCGCCCCGGAAGGAGCTGTTCACTGGCAGCCTCATCCCGACGATCGGGGACTCATCTCGCCAGAAATCGTGCTCACGACCTCCGAGGATGCCCCCACGCTGCACTCCGAGACCCGCGCCTCCGCGCGAAACTCCCCGCAGATTGTGGGCATGGGGCTTCTGGAGGCCATCGCCGACGACGATCTTCGCGCGCTGGCCAACGCGCAGTCCGAAGGCGGTCGGGTGAGCGGTCGCGTGCACGTTCGCCCCGATGGTCGGGTGGGCCGCTTTGGCTGGAAATCCCTGCACACCACCGTGCTCGCCCAGAGCGCCGCAGCGTTTGCCGAAGACATCGGCATCACCTCAGCGCTGCACCCCGATCAGAGCTGCACCCCCACCCAGCTCGATTGCCTTGATGCCCCCTCCGGCGGCTCGCCCGAGCTCGCCGACTCCGGCCTGGAAGCCGTCGCCGAATTTCAGCGCTACATAGGCGTGCCCGCCTTTCGCGCCACCACCGACGACGCGCAGGCCCGAGAAGGTGCCCGCCACTTTGACGCCATCGGCTGCGCCGACTGCCACACCCCGCGCCAGCACACCTCCCCGGACGCCGCCGAGCTTCTGGCCAATCAGACCTTCTTCCCCTTCACCGATCTTCTCCTCCACGACATGGGGCCGGAGCTCGCCGATGCGGTAGGCGAAGGCGATGCAACGCCCTCGGAGTGGCGCACCCCACCTCTGTGGGGGCTGGGCCTTGTCCTGCAACGCTCCGACGACGCGCGCCTTCTGCACGATGGTCGCGCCTCCACCTTTCATGAGGCCATCCTCTGGCACGGCGGCGAAGCCCTCGACGCTCGCCGGAGCTACGAGGCGCTCTCACCAGCCGAGCAAGAAGCGTTGGTTCACTTTCTGGGGCGGCTTTAA
- a CDS encoding TetR/AcrR family transcriptional regulator — protein sequence MSAPSPPEPPSALMETLVESGLNENAARILIAAARLFSQKGYAATSVREIVQEAEVTNPMLYYYFESKEGVFQRLLTFVVDALHQAIEDAIANHTTTYARLDAIAHTFFDGVEIAPELVRFVYAVLFGPVQSRPVADIVCVQQKTHGLLRQVFDDGIAHGELVLHPGRNTHFLSDQFIGMVNNQMMIAFGILEFIDDATECRRSLDTYIGAGARARLLDFFFHGAGTLAAQETP from the coding sequence ATGAGTGCCCCCTCCCCTCCCGAACCGCCCTCCGCATTGATGGAGACCCTTGTTGAGAGCGGTCTCAACGAGAACGCCGCGCGCATCCTCATCGCCGCCGCACGTCTCTTCAGTCAGAAGGGCTACGCCGCCACCAGCGTGCGCGAGATCGTGCAGGAGGCCGAGGTCACAAACCCCATGCTCTACTACTACTTTGAGAGCAAAGAAGGGGTCTTTCAGCGCCTGCTCACCTTTGTCGTCGACGCACTTCATCAAGCGATTGAAGACGCCATCGCCAACCACACCACGACCTATGCGCGCCTCGACGCCATCGCCCACACCTTCTTCGACGGGGTGGAGATCGCCCCGGAGCTTGTGCGCTTTGTCTACGCGGTGCTTTTTGGGCCGGTGCAGAGCCGGCCGGTGGCCGACATCGTCTGTGTGCAGCAGAAGACCCACGGTCTTCTGCGCCAGGTCTTCGACGATGGAATTGCCCATGGCGAGTTGGTACTGCACCCGGGTCGAAACACCCACTTCTTGAGCGATCAATTTATCGGGATGGTCAACAACCAGATGATGATCGCTTTTGGCATCCTCGAATTTATCGACGACGCCACCGAGTGTCGCCGGTCGCTCGACACCTATATCGGAGCAGGTGCCCGCGCGCGCCTGTTGGATTTCTTTTTTCACGGCGCGGGAACACTCGCCGCTCAGGAGACACCATGA
- a CDS encoding efflux RND transporter periplasmic adaptor subunit yields MTPIASTSPLRRALMALALAMLVGACNSEAADTPEQARVELPPTPVNALTLEATEFTDTFDVLGTAEPVDAVRLMAEVPGRILNAYAEEGEEVKRGQNIFRIDVELDAARIDLMNTQVDAADRELRRLQRLRSEGLATPQQIDQATTSLESARQNLRQTRIGVSKNRVKSPLDGYLVNRTAEPGEFANPGVALAEVIVYDTIVVHAQVPESELRHLSDSETIEVHFPALQKSFEGTIHRVGLRPLGATSTYPVEIRIANEELEIRPGMRASLRFEREHYEQVIMVPREAVLEGYNARETMVVAEDGTAELRRVEIGPGNATNIMITEGLNPGDRLIVRGHRALVAGTRVDIVDDPHASASQAKETL; encoded by the coding sequence ATGACCCCGATTGCCTCGACTTCCCCTCTTCGACGCGCGCTGATGGCGCTGGCGCTCGCCATGCTGGTGGGCGCGTGCAACTCCGAGGCCGCCGACACGCCGGAGCAGGCCCGTGTGGAGCTTCCGCCCACCCCGGTCAACGCGCTCACGCTTGAGGCGACTGAGTTTACCGACACCTTCGATGTGCTGGGTACGGCCGAGCCGGTCGACGCGGTGCGCCTGATGGCGGAGGTTCCCGGCCGCATCCTTAACGCCTATGCGGAGGAGGGCGAGGAGGTGAAGCGCGGTCAAAACATCTTCCGCATTGATGTGGAGCTGGATGCCGCACGCATCGACCTTATGAACACCCAGGTCGACGCAGCCGATCGTGAACTACGCCGCCTCCAGCGCCTGCGCTCCGAGGGTCTGGCCACCCCGCAGCAGATCGACCAGGCGACCACAAGTCTGGAGAGCGCCCGCCAAAACCTGCGTCAGACGCGCATCGGTGTATCCAAAAACCGTGTGAAGAGCCCCCTGGACGGCTACCTGGTCAACCGCACCGCCGAGCCCGGCGAATTTGCCAACCCCGGGGTGGCCCTGGCCGAAGTCATTGTCTACGACACCATCGTGGTGCACGCCCAGGTGCCCGAGTCGGAGCTTCGCCACTTAAGCGACAGCGAGACCATCGAGGTGCACTTCCCCGCCCTGCAGAAGTCCTTTGAAGGCACCATCCACCGCGTGGGCCTGCGCCCCCTGGGCGCTACCAGCACCTACCCGGTGGAAATCCGCATCGCCAACGAAGAGCTCGAGATTCGCCCCGGGATGCGCGCCAGCCTGCGCTTTGAGCGCGAGCATTATGAGCAGGTCATCATGGTCCCGCGCGAGGCCGTGCTCGAAGGCTACAACGCCCGCGAGACGATGGTCGTTGCCGAAGACGGCACCGCCGAGCTTCGCCGCGTGGAGATCGGCCCGGGTAACGCCACCAACATCATGATCACCGAGGGCCTCAACCCCGGCGACCGCCTCATTGTGCGCGGCCACCGCGCGCTGGTTGCCGGCACCCGCGTCGATATCGTCGATGATCCCCACGCATCGGCTTCGCAGGCCAAGGAGACGCTGTGA